In a genomic window of candidate division WOR-3 bacterium:
- a CDS encoding tetratricopeptide repeat protein — MKQEWKLIIAFTMIVSGIAGILFTACAPTQTVTRYSEEQLQARRDTAQMFYSIGAQYYGQGDYNGAMANFQKALEYDSLAYEPYIAIGNVYRKQRDAGNAESYYRKAIKIDPKRAKGYEALGDLYLEMGQQDEALKLYQEGLGQDSTLADLYNGIAEIYVRKGMTRQADSVFQVARARFPDDPAIQRLWAEFLFKVGRYQEAADALKPLVSRFPELTVLRAKLADALIELKDYKGALAQLDTLFIRDPNNLMAKLRQGVILARQGQYRQAIARFDEVISRDSTFALAYLYKGEALSEQGNYAASDANLRRALTLDPNLTQAYIDLGDNRRKQADANRGTNITQTPTAKLKNAKTLYEEARSYYQRALSDPAVAGYARAQLEYIEKNLQAINKELFVR, encoded by the coding sequence ATGAAACAGGAGTGGAAGCTGATCATTGCCTTTACAATGATCGTTTCTGGTATTGCCGGAATTTTGTTCACCGCCTGTGCGCCCACCCAGACTGTCACCCGTTACAGCGAAGAGCAGCTGCAGGCTCGCCGCGATACCGCCCAGATGTTCTACAGCATCGGTGCTCAGTATTATGGTCAGGGGGACTATAATGGAGCAATGGCTAACTTCCAGAAGGCGCTGGAATATGATTCCCTCGCCTATGAACCCTACATTGCTATCGGCAATGTATACCGGAAGCAGCGGGATGCCGGCAATGCTGAATCGTATTACCGCAAGGCGATTAAAATCGACCCCAAGCGCGCCAAGGGCTATGAGGCGCTGGGAGACCTCTATCTTGAAATGGGACAGCAGGATGAGGCACTGAAGCTGTATCAGGAAGGACTCGGACAGGACTCAACCCTTGCCGATCTTTACAATGGAATCGCCGAAATTTATGTCCGCAAGGGTATGACCAGACAGGCCGACTCAGTCTTTCAGGTTGCCCGCGCCCGGTTTCCGGATGATCCGGCAATCCAGCGGTTATGGGCAGAGTTTCTGTTCAAGGTGGGACGTTATCAGGAAGCTGCCGATGCATTGAAACCACTCGTTTCCCGTTTCCCGGAGCTGACAGTTCTGCGGGCAAAGCTGGCGGATGCGCTGATCGAACTCAAGGATTACAAAGGTGCGCTTGCCCAGCTGGATACCCTGTTTATCCGTGACCCAAACAATCTGATGGCAAAACTGCGCCAGGGTGTGATCTTAGCCCGTCAGGGGCAGTATCGGCAGGCGATCGCCCGTTTTGACGAGGTGATCAGCCGGGATTCCACCTTTGCCCTCGCCTATCTCTATAAAGGCGAGGCGCTGAGCGAACAGGGAAATTATGCCGCATCAGATGCCAATCTGCGCCGGGCGCTGACGCTGGACCCGAACCTGACTCAGGCTTACATTGACCTCGGTGATAACCGGCGCAAGCAGGCAGATGCCAACCGGGGTACCAACATCACTCAGACGCCGACGGCGAAACTGAAAAATGCCAAAACCCTCTATGAAGAGGCAAGGAGTTATTATCAGCGGGCACTGAGTGATCCGGCAGTAGCAGGCTATGCCCGGGCGCAACTGGAGTACATTGAAAAGAATCTGCAGGCAATCAACAAGGAACTGTTCGTGCGCTGA
- the rpe gene encoding ribulose-phosphate 3-epimerase has protein sequence MKVRISASILDCDFTRLGQELNAVLDAGVDAIHLDIMDGHFVPNLSFGTPIVQAVRRAVPLPIYAHLMVSEPEKMIPRFVSCSDYLIFHIEATCQPENCIAAIRNSGRLPGISLNPDTPVERIIPLLPRLEDVLLMSVFPGFGGQQFIPESLNRIAQLAKLRRESGLSFTISVDGGVTPANAGDIVRAGADILIAGSAIFRSSNYRETVKALRCLNS, from the coding sequence GTGAAAGTCCGGATCTCGGCTTCGATTCTTGACTGTGACTTTACCCGCCTGGGACAGGAACTGAATGCGGTGCTGGATGCAGGTGTTGATGCGATTCATCTGGACATAATGGATGGACACTTCGTCCCCAATCTCAGCTTCGGCACTCCGATTGTCCAGGCGGTGCGGCGCGCAGTTCCACTGCCGATCTACGCCCATCTCATGGTCAGTGAACCCGAGAAAATGATTCCCCGGTTTGTCTCCTGCTCGGACTATCTCATCTTTCACATTGAAGCGACATGCCAGCCGGAAAACTGCATTGCAGCAATCCGCAATTCGGGACGTCTGCCCGGTATCTCACTTAATCCGGACACGCCGGTAGAAAGAATCATTCCTCTGCTCCCACGCCTTGAAGATGTTCTGCTCATGAGCGTATTTCCCGGCTTCGGCGGCCAGCAGTTCATCCCCGAATCACTGAACCGGATTGCGCAACTCGCAAAGCTGCGTCGCGAATCCGGACTGAGTTTCACCATTTCAGTAGATGGTGGTGTCACGCCAGCGAACGCCGGTGATATCGTCCGGGCAGGTGCCGACATTCTCATCGCGGGCAGTGCCATCTTCCGCAGCAGCAATTACCGAGAAACAGTAAAAGCGCTCAGATGTTTGAACTCCTGA
- a CDS encoding HNH endonuclease, whose translation MLNRPVLLLNQNYEPLSLCRLKRALVLMMSRKAEPLERSELTVRTVNMNIPVPSVLRLNYYVRVHRREVPLTKRNVLRRDNHTCQYCGARKPVMTTDHIIPKALGGTDTWENLVCACPECNARKGNRTPAQAKMTLRRKPKAPHYVTFAVNSLGEIPEAWRQYLFLS comes from the coding sequence ATGTTGAACCGTCCGGTTCTGCTCCTGAATCAGAATTATGAACCGTTATCCCTCTGCCGGCTGAAACGGGCACTGGTGCTGATGATGAGCCGTAAAGCTGAACCACTCGAACGTTCAGAACTGACAGTGCGCACCGTAAACATGAATATCCCGGTGCCCAGTGTTCTGCGACTCAACTACTATGTCCGGGTGCATCGCCGGGAAGTACCGCTGACCAAGCGCAATGTCCTGCGCCGGGACAACCACACCTGCCAGTACTGTGGCGCACGCAAACCGGTTATGACTACCGACCATATAATTCCCAAGGCACTGGGGGGCACTGACACCTGGGAAAATCTGGTGTGCGCCTGCCCGGAATGCAACGCCCGGAAGGGAAACCGGACCCCTGCTCAGGCAAAAATGACCTTGCGGCGGAAACCGAAGGCACCTCACTATGTAACATTTGCTGTTAACAGTCTGGGTGAAATTCCGGAGGCCTGGCGTCAGTATCTCTTTCTCAGCTGA
- a CDS encoding DUF503 domain-containing protein encodes MSIGLLMVDCYFGDSLSLKDKRRILSSLTERLRKSFNVALCEIEYQQQWQRAKLAIVLINTDWRMLQQSSSRILETIERDGRVDILASAIERLR; translated from the coding sequence ATGAGTATTGGACTGCTTATGGTGGACTGCTATTTCGGTGACAGTCTGTCTCTGAAAGATAAGCGGCGGATTCTTTCCAGTCTTACCGAGCGACTCCGGAAGTCGTTCAATGTCGCCCTTTGTGAGATTGAATATCAGCAGCAGTGGCAGCGGGCGAAGCTGGCAATCGTTCTGATCAATACGGACTGGCGGATGCTCCAGCAGAGTTCCAGCCGGATTCTGGAGACGATTGAGCGGGATGGCAGAGTTGATATTCTGGCCAGTGCAATTGAGCGTTTGCGTTAG
- the infB gene encoding translation initiation factor IF-2: MGRLRVFEAAKQLNLSSEALLALLKELGFPPRGYTSYITEEEFDAARQRLRKEKRQFKETIKKRTQIEGTEKAAVPPNVAPPTEEAKKPAFKVPAGKRKKPRTGEGERQAAPATRPSAVKVTPYMTVAELAHALNLPVAEIIKKCLQLGLRATLNHRLDLDTIILIADEFNIPVQQEEEIETEIKRGEAKPRPPVVVVMGHVDHGKTALLDYIRKTKVAEKEFGRITQHMGAYVAYYGDRPIVFLDTPGHEAFTAMRARGAQVTDIAVLVVAADEGVMPQTLEALDHARAAGVPIIVCITKSDLPTANPDRVKSQLANYNVRVEEYGGHTVCVETSVVTGQGIEELLDAISVLALELDLKAPYDGPARGVVVEARIDRGRGNVATVLIQEGTLKRGDPFVAGEHYGRVRDMLNDNFVSVEQATPSMPVQVIGFSGLPEAGDRFEVVADERTAREIAHRRLLAKRDRILAASRPKVSLEAIQEQIAKGQVKELKIVLKTDVSGSAEALRDALEGLSLDEVRVRVIHSGVGPITQNDVLLAQASEAIIVGFHVRPLADARQLAEREGVEIRTYKIIYAAIDDIRAAMLGMLEPEKKEVTIGRAEVRQVFSIPKQGLIAGSFVTEGKVVRGASVRVIRDNREIFSSEVISLRRFKEDVREVAAGYECGIGIRDITDLQAGDQLEFYVMEEVKRAVS; this comes from the coding sequence ATGGGCAGGTTAAGGGTATTCGAAGCAGCCAAACAACTGAATCTTTCCAGCGAGGCGCTGCTTGCCCTGCTGAAGGAACTGGGGTTCCCTCCCCGAGGATATACCTCCTATATTACCGAAGAGGAGTTTGATGCAGCCCGCCAGCGTCTGAGAAAAGAGAAACGGCAGTTCAAGGAGACGATTAAGAAGCGCACCCAAATTGAAGGGACTGAAAAGGCAGCCGTGCCACCGAATGTGGCACCTCCGACTGAAGAGGCGAAGAAACCTGCGTTTAAAGTGCCGGCAGGTAAAAGAAAGAAACCCCGGACCGGTGAAGGTGAACGGCAGGCGGCGCCTGCCACACGTCCTTCAGCCGTTAAGGTTACTCCCTATATGACGGTAGCAGAACTGGCACATGCCCTCAACCTGCCGGTTGCAGAGATTATCAAGAAATGCTTGCAACTCGGTCTCCGGGCAACACTTAATCACCGGCTGGATCTGGATACGATTATTCTGATTGCGGACGAATTCAACATCCCGGTTCAGCAGGAGGAGGAAATTGAAACTGAGATCAAGCGGGGTGAGGCTAAACCCCGCCCGCCGGTAGTGGTGGTAATGGGACATGTGGACCATGGCAAGACGGCATTACTTGATTACATCCGCAAGACGAAAGTGGCGGAAAAGGAGTTTGGCAGAATTACTCAGCATATGGGCGCCTATGTGGCGTATTATGGTGACCGGCCGATTGTTTTTCTGGACACACCCGGACATGAGGCGTTTACCGCAATGCGTGCCCGCGGTGCTCAGGTGACGGATATTGCAGTGCTGGTTGTGGCAGCAGACGAAGGGGTAATGCCTCAGACACTGGAGGCACTGGATCATGCGCGGGCAGCAGGTGTGCCGATTATTGTCTGTATCACCAAATCGGATCTGCCAACCGCCAATCCGGACCGCGTGAAGAGTCAGCTTGCCAATTACAATGTGCGTGTAGAGGAGTACGGTGGTCATACAGTATGCGTTGAGACTTCGGTGGTAACCGGGCAGGGAATTGAAGAGCTCTTGGATGCTATTTCGGTTCTGGCACTGGAGCTCGATTTGAAAGCACCCTATGATGGCCCGGCGCGTGGTGTGGTAGTCGAAGCCCGGATTGATCGGGGGCGGGGGAATGTTGCCACAGTGCTGATTCAGGAGGGAACATTAAAGCGCGGAGACCCGTTTGTCGCCGGGGAACATTACGGCCGAGTTCGGGATATGCTGAATGATAATTTTGTTTCAGTTGAACAGGCAACGCCCTCAATGCCGGTTCAGGTTATCGGATTTTCCGGGCTGCCGGAGGCGGGGGACCGATTTGAAGTTGTAGCCGATGAGCGGACCGCCCGGGAAATTGCTCACCGCCGGCTGCTGGCAAAGCGGGACCGGATTCTGGCAGCAAGTCGGCCCAAGGTCAGTCTTGAGGCAATTCAGGAGCAGATTGCCAAGGGACAGGTGAAGGAGTTGAAGATTGTGCTCAAAACCGATGTTTCCGGTTCGGCGGAAGCGCTCCGCGACGCCTTGGAGGGACTGTCCCTGGATGAGGTCCGGGTGCGGGTGATTCATTCCGGAGTCGGTCCGATCACCCAGAATGATGTGTTGCTGGCTCAGGCTTCCGAGGCGATCATTGTCGGGTTTCATGTCCGGCCGCTGGCTGATGCCCGGCAGCTGGCAGAACGGGAAGGGGTGGAGATCCGGACTTATAAAATTATTTATGCGGCAATTGATGATATCCGGGCGGCGATGCTCGGTATGCTCGAACCGGAAAAGAAGGAGGTTACAATTGGACGGGCTGAGGTTCGTCAGGTGTTCTCGATTCCGAAGCAGGGGCTGATTGCCGGTTCATTCGTCACCGAAGGCAAGGTGGTCCGGGGTGCTTCAGTCCGAGTAATCAGAGATAACCGGGAGATTTTTTCCAGTGAGGTGATTTCACTGCGCCGTTTCAAGGAGGATGTCCGGGAAGTGGCGGCCGGTTATGAGTGCGGTATCGGTATCAGGGATATTACTGATCTGCAGGCTGGTGACCAACTTGAATTTTATGTGATGGAAGAGGTAAAACGGGCTGTCTCTTAG
- the mazG gene encoding nucleoside triphosphate pyrophosphohydrolase, with protein MVDKLIELVRILRRRCPWDRKQTLSTTRPLILNETFELEEALRTKNRQAIIEELGDYLFMGIFLAEVAEAEMGIGLPEVINGVIRKLKSRHPHVFGNARVRNEEEVLKNWERIKQTHSRKTLLSGIPKALPALHQAQLIQERCRRVGFDWEKWPAVLAKVEEEIDELKFELARSRIRRNRIREELGDLLFALVNLCRHLNVDAEGTLKDANRKFCQRFTSVERELEQRGRRLSEATLEEMESLWQKSKQRR; from the coding sequence ATGGTAGATAAGCTGATAGAACTGGTAAGAATCTTACGTCGTCGTTGTCCGTGGGATCGGAAACAGACGCTGAGTACGACCCGCCCGCTGATCCTGAATGAGACTTTTGAACTTGAGGAGGCGTTGCGGACAAAAAACCGGCAGGCAATCATTGAAGAACTGGGAGATTATCTTTTCATGGGAATCTTCCTGGCGGAGGTGGCAGAAGCAGAAATGGGGATCGGGCTTCCGGAAGTGATCAATGGCGTAATTAGGAAGCTGAAATCCCGTCATCCTCATGTTTTCGGTAATGCGCGTGTCCGGAATGAGGAGGAGGTGCTGAAGAACTGGGAACGGATCAAGCAGACCCATTCCCGGAAGACACTCCTGAGCGGTATTCCCAAGGCATTGCCAGCATTGCATCAGGCGCAGCTGATTCAGGAGCGGTGCCGGCGGGTGGGATTTGACTGGGAGAAGTGGCCGGCGGTGCTGGCAAAAGTGGAAGAGGAGATTGATGAACTGAAGTTCGAACTGGCAAGGAGTAGAATCCGGCGAAACCGCATCCGGGAGGAACTGGGGGATCTACTGTTTGCACTTGTTAATCTGTGCCGGCATCTGAATGTCGATGCTGAGGGAACATTGAAGGATGCTAACCGCAAGTTCTGCCAGAGATTTACCAGTGTTGAAAGGGAGTTAGAACAGCGAGGGCGCCGGCTCTCCGAGGCAACACTTGAGGAAATGGAAAGTCTCTGGCAGAAATCAAAGCAGCGCCGGTAA
- the ffh gene encoding signal recognition particle protein: protein MFELLSQRLVELQRKLMGRGRLGPQEINRALAEIRTILLDADVNYKVVGQFIRAIETRLKEQDITASIKPGELVNYTVYQELVHLLGDATPKLELNSVPAVISLIGLQGTGKTTLAGKLAVRFRNRRPLLVACDPKRPAAVSQLQAIAQRAQCDFQPVTGDVLATCLAARERAQAHHHGIIILDTAGRLHIDEEMMSELLAIEKHVLPDATLLVLDGMIGQDAVIQATEFTRQLKVTGCCFTKLDGDARGGAVLSVRQVTGLPVYFISAGEKLEDLEEFHPDRIAARILGMGDIRTLAEKVQSVTQPQQQQELAQKFLKGKFDLEDFLNQLRTVRKMGSLSKLLALMPGAGNIEVDEKEFIRVEAIIQSMTPEERRNPDIINGSRRQRIARGSGTSVADVNNLLKEFYQARELARKLSSGKLPKMRRH, encoded by the coding sequence ATGTTTGAACTCCTGAGCCAGCGTCTGGTCGAACTCCAGCGCAAACTCATGGGCCGGGGCAGACTCGGCCCGCAGGAAATAAACCGGGCGCTGGCAGAAATCCGGACAATTCTGCTTGACGCTGATGTCAACTACAAGGTCGTAGGCCAGTTTATCCGTGCAATAGAGACGCGTCTGAAGGAGCAAGACATCACCGCCAGCATCAAACCGGGCGAACTTGTCAATTATACCGTGTATCAGGAACTGGTTCATCTTCTGGGAGATGCGACACCGAAACTGGAGCTTAATTCCGTGCCGGCGGTCATCAGCCTGATCGGACTGCAGGGCACTGGTAAAACAACCCTTGCCGGCAAACTGGCGGTCCGTTTCAGAAATCGCCGTCCCCTCCTCGTCGCCTGTGACCCAAAACGCCCGGCTGCCGTCAGTCAGCTGCAGGCAATTGCTCAACGCGCCCAATGTGACTTTCAGCCCGTAACCGGTGATGTTCTTGCCACCTGCCTTGCCGCCCGGGAACGGGCACAGGCCCACCACCATGGAATCATTATCCTCGATACCGCGGGCCGGCTTCACATTGATGAAGAGATGATGTCCGAACTGCTGGCAATTGAAAAACATGTCCTTCCCGATGCCACCCTGCTGGTCCTCGACGGCATGATCGGCCAGGATGCAGTAATTCAGGCAACTGAGTTCACCCGGCAGCTGAAAGTTACCGGCTGCTGCTTCACCAAACTGGACGGCGATGCCCGTGGAGGCGCAGTCCTCTCGGTCCGTCAGGTCACCGGACTGCCGGTATACTTCATTTCGGCAGGTGAGAAACTTGAAGACCTGGAGGAATTTCATCCCGACCGGATTGCTGCCCGCATCCTTGGTATGGGAGACATCCGGACCCTCGCCGAGAAGGTCCAGTCGGTTACCCAGCCACAGCAGCAACAGGAACTGGCACAGAAATTTCTCAAAGGCAAATTTGACCTGGAGGACTTTCTGAACCAGCTGCGCACCGTCCGGAAAATGGGCTCACTTTCCAAACTGCTGGCACTGATGCCGGGTGCAGGAAACATTGAGGTTGACGAAAAAGAGTTCATCCGGGTTGAAGCGATTATCCAATCAATGACCCCGGAAGAACGCCGCAACCCGGACATCATCAACGGCTCCAGACGTCAGCGTATCGCCCGCGGCTCCGGAACCTCGGTAGCCGATGTCAACAACCTCCTGAAGGAGTTCTATCAGGCACGGGAACTTGCCCGCAAACTTTCTTCAGGTAAACTCCCCAAAATGCGCCGGCACTGA
- the nusA gene encoding transcription termination factor NusA, which yields MNNKEVANLIAQIARIRNVDITYVCETLRTSIVAGLKRRFGTGTEAEVSISPDTGEIKVFLLKKVVEKVNNPGQEIALEEAQNIIPESKLGDVIRVELPLDEIGRVAIRKASDELMLKLREAERDRLFEEYNRKKGEIVTGTIQRIGRDEIIVNLGLIEAVLPNREQLKTDHYRQGLPIKAYVHRVEKTPIGPRVYLSRTHPEFLRKLLMREVPEIKEGVVEIKAIARAPGFRSKIAVASRDEKVDPVGACVGYRKSRIENVIKELSGEKIDIVQWSRDLQVFIARALGPAKVSEILRENDTYVVVVPDSDFSIAIGKKGQNVWLASLLTGTKLEVLKESDYRNRVIMNRAAKFPISELNLEPEVTQKLEAAGMKTAFDLLSASTPDLVKIMGSEAEAVELMKQQIRERVWAG from the coding sequence ATGAACAATAAGGAAGTTGCCAATTTGATCGCTCAGATTGCCCGGATCCGGAATGTGGACATTACCTATGTCTGCGAAACACTGCGGACGAGTATTGTTGCCGGGTTAAAAAGGCGGTTCGGGACGGGGACAGAGGCCGAGGTAAGTATTTCCCCGGATACGGGAGAGATCAAGGTTTTTTTGCTAAAGAAGGTGGTTGAGAAAGTAAACAATCCCGGGCAGGAAATTGCACTTGAAGAGGCACAAAATATTATTCCTGAGAGTAAACTGGGAGATGTGATCCGCGTAGAGTTGCCGCTGGATGAAATCGGCCGGGTGGCGATTCGCAAAGCGTCGGATGAATTGATGCTTAAGCTCCGTGAGGCGGAACGGGACCGGCTTTTTGAAGAGTATAACCGGAAGAAGGGGGAGATAGTAACCGGCACAATTCAGCGTATCGGAAGGGATGAGATTATTGTCAATCTCGGGTTAATTGAAGCGGTCCTGCCGAATCGCGAACAGCTGAAAACGGATCATTACCGTCAGGGGCTTCCGATCAAGGCGTATGTCCATCGGGTGGAGAAGACACCGATCGGACCGCGGGTTTATCTTTCCCGGACTCACCCCGAATTTTTGAGGAAGCTGCTGATGCGCGAGGTCCCCGAAATCAAGGAAGGGGTTGTGGAAATCAAGGCTATTGCCCGGGCTCCAGGGTTCCGCTCGAAGATCGCTGTAGCCTCAAGAGATGAAAAGGTAGATCCGGTCGGCGCCTGTGTCGGATATCGGAAGTCGAGAATTGAAAATGTGATCAAGGAACTCTCCGGGGAAAAGATTGATATTGTCCAATGGAGCCGTGATCTGCAGGTATTCATAGCCCGAGCGCTCGGACCGGCAAAGGTATCAGAGATTCTGCGTGAGAATGATACCTATGTGGTGGTGGTTCCGGACAGTGATTTTTCTATTGCCATCGGCAAGAAAGGTCAAAATGTCTGGCTGGCGAGTCTGCTCACCGGAACCAAACTGGAGGTGCTGAAGGAAAGTGATTATCGGAACCGGGTAATTATGAACCGGGCGGCAAAGTTTCCCATTTCCGAACTGAACCTAGAACCGGAAGTTACCCAGAAACTGGAGGCGGCCGGCATGAAGACCGCCTTTGACTTGCTGAGCGCCTCGACCCCAGACCTTGTAAAAATTATGGGGTCGGAAGCGGAAGCGGTGGAGTTAATGAAACAGCAGATTCGTGAGCGGGTATGGGCAGGTTAA
- a CDS encoding BamA/TamA family outer membrane protein, whose translation MLLLRADLISSEPLVVRKLNFQGWRPARDFQPGFAAGDTVTEEQFADARIRILRRLTSEGHLRATVELLTAFDSSGVSVTFQVCPGPRMRITGWQLEGTESLDTATLYRFLNPARKQPFFCHRQIFHTISRLQQVYHNLGFPFVRIEFTGIMETAGGVKPLLQIAEGPKVKISFVSFAGSPELNREILRRYSGFSGPVDYQPARIRTWQSNLQSSGWLKVDSTDIVLQESLFGVRFWLTPAKTGQLDAALGYLPETRQLTGWFTISLFNLFNRGRAAEFHWRSAFKRTDYKLNYTEPWPFNLPFTLTGEISHKVSDTVYAYTLLGFTAATGRDALRLKFNTGYNHLAGVMQKNEFWAGTGFQYDHRDDIDRYRRGIFLELTTRGGYQTIPPETTGFTGEVTARWCTAIPLYADMALTNDVNLHMIYSELPLAAPELYAVGGPENIRGYREAEFTTDQLFWSNFEPRLYLTRHSRVHIFFDAGVLHTSERTYQIIAGYGCGGRWETNFGILGIDFGIPFPQSPMRAKIHLNYRTGF comes from the coding sequence TTGCTGCTGCTGCGCGCCGATCTGATTTCAAGTGAACCACTCGTTGTCCGGAAACTCAATTTTCAAGGTTGGCGACCTGCCAGAGATTTTCAACCCGGGTTTGCAGCCGGGGATACCGTAACCGAGGAACAGTTCGCCGATGCCCGCATTCGGATTCTGCGCCGCCTTACCAGTGAAGGCCATCTTCGGGCAACCGTTGAGCTGCTCACTGCCTTTGATTCCAGCGGAGTCAGCGTCACCTTTCAGGTTTGCCCAGGTCCCAGGATGAGAATCACCGGCTGGCAGCTGGAAGGCACTGAAAGTCTGGACACAGCGACACTTTACCGGTTTCTGAACCCGGCCAGAAAACAACCCTTCTTTTGCCACAGACAGATCTTCCATACCATTAGTCGTCTGCAGCAGGTATACCATAATCTCGGTTTTCCTTTCGTACGGATTGAATTCACCGGTATTATGGAAACTGCCGGTGGTGTCAAACCGCTTCTCCAGATCGCAGAGGGTCCGAAGGTGAAAATCAGTTTTGTCTCCTTTGCCGGCAGCCCGGAATTGAACCGGGAAATATTGCGGCGCTATTCCGGTTTCTCCGGACCGGTGGACTATCAACCCGCCCGTATCCGGACCTGGCAGTCCAACCTTCAGAGTTCGGGATGGCTCAAAGTCGACAGTACCGACATCGTCCTGCAGGAGAGTCTTTTCGGTGTCCGGTTCTGGCTCACTCCGGCAAAAACCGGGCAACTGGATGCGGCACTCGGCTATCTGCCGGAAACTCGCCAACTCACCGGCTGGTTCACCATCTCCCTTTTCAACCTGTTCAACCGGGGCCGTGCTGCCGAATTCCACTGGCGCTCTGCATTCAAGCGAACTGACTATAAGTTAAATTATACCGAACCCTGGCCCTTTAACCTTCCTTTTACCCTCACGGGTGAAATTTCCCACAAGGTGAGCGACACTGTCTACGCCTATACCCTGCTTGGTTTTACTGCTGCCACGGGAAGAGATGCACTCCGGCTCAAATTCAATACCGGTTACAATCACCTTGCCGGTGTCATGCAGAAAAACGAATTCTGGGCAGGCACCGGATTTCAATATGACCACCGGGACGACATTGACCGGTACCGGAGAGGAATTTTCCTGGAACTCACAACCCGTGGCGGGTATCAAACGATCCCTCCCGAAACTACCGGATTTACGGGGGAAGTCACCGCCCGCTGGTGCACCGCCATTCCTCTCTATGCTGACATGGCACTTACCAATGATGTTAACCTGCACATGATCTATTCTGAACTGCCCCTCGCTGCACCGGAGCTGTATGCTGTGGGCGGACCGGAAAATATCCGGGGCTACCGCGAAGCGGAATTTACTACTGACCAGCTCTTCTGGTCCAATTTTGAACCCCGACTTTACCTCACCCGTCATTCCCGGGTTCATATCTTCTTTGATGCGGGTGTATTACACACTTCCGAACGAACATATCAAATTATCGCTGGCTACGGCTGCGGCGGCCGCTGGGAAACAAATTTCGGTATCCTGGGCATTGACTTCGGCATCCCATTTCCCCAGTCGCCAATGCGGGCAAAAATCCATCTGAACTACCGCACCGGCTTTTAA
- a CDS encoding undecaprenyl-diphosphate phosphatase, whose translation MNWLEGIVLGLLQGITEILPVSSDGHLALLLHFWQISPSVRLNLTAALHLGTALAILIFMLPRIITLVRNLADTLPPVRNHARRLILIIIIGTLPALGAGLLLEPWVESLFVQKIVPSILFLINGTLLFTTRFARNRNRPIELPLGMLIGLIQSTAILPAISRSGTTISLALLLGVNTATAFEFSFLLALPVTLGAAIWELLKLDFSLLSPGPVISGIIVAGITGYLMLMILRRVIISRNFWWFGIYCWALGLLSLVLLR comes from the coding sequence ATGAACTGGCTTGAAGGTATCGTCCTCGGACTGCTTCAGGGAATAACCGAAATCCTGCCCGTATCCAGTGACGGTCACCTTGCCCTGCTGCTTCACTTCTGGCAGATTTCTCCTTCAGTACGGCTCAATCTCACTGCTGCTCTGCACTTGGGCACTGCGCTGGCAATACTCATCTTCATGCTCCCGCGTATCATCACTCTCGTGCGCAACCTGGCTGATACGCTTCCTCCAGTTCGGAATCATGCCCGCCGGCTGATATTAATAATTATCATCGGAACCTTGCCGGCGCTGGGTGCCGGACTGCTGCTGGAGCCCTGGGTTGAAAGTCTGTTTGTCCAAAAGATTGTACCCAGCATTCTCTTTCTGATTAACGGCACTTTGCTGTTTACCACCCGCTTCGCCCGAAATCGCAACCGTCCGATTGAACTGCCTCTGGGCATGCTGATCGGACTGATTCAGTCCACTGCAATTCTGCCCGCCATTTCCCGTTCCGGGACCACCATCAGTCTGGCGCTGTTGCTCGGAGTAAATACCGCCACCGCCTTTGAATTTTCTTTTCTCCTGGCATTGCCAGTAACGCTGGGCGCTGCGATCTGGGAGCTTCTGAAACTTGATTTCTCACTACTGTCACCGGGGCCGGTGATCTCCGGAATAATAGTTGCCGGCATCACCGGATATTTGATGCTCATGATTCTCCGGCGGGTTATCATCAGCCGTAACTTCTGGTGGTTTGGAATCTACTGCTGGGCTCTGGGACTGCTCAGCCTGGTTCTGCTCCGCTAA